One genomic region from Natrinema caseinilyticum encodes:
- a CDS encoding carbohydrate kinase family protein: MDTVTVLTAGHINWDVTLRVDRLPEPDGEASIRSQRQSGGGSAANVAAALADLGVETGLIGSVGDDDNGLLARRELEATGVSLAGVRVVEGADTAVKYLLVDEVGEVAILGNDGVNEAITPDDLESARIRSADHVHLTGQRPDTAAAIARIAGDAGLSVSFDPGRRIADRDFDEALALADVVFVTDREATALLGPDRLDEQGDGRIVVVTCGADGAEAYAPDGAVVHPGFDVDPVDTAGAGDAFAAGFLTTWLEDGDIDRALAYGNACGALTASRTGARSAPTASAVETVLGRRS; this comes from the coding sequence ATGGATACGGTGACGGTACTCACGGCTGGGCACATCAACTGGGACGTGACCCTCCGCGTCGACAGACTCCCCGAGCCCGACGGCGAGGCTTCGATCCGCTCGCAGCGCCAGTCCGGCGGCGGGAGCGCTGCTAACGTCGCCGCCGCACTCGCCGACCTCGGCGTCGAGACCGGGCTGATCGGCAGCGTCGGCGACGACGACAACGGCCTGCTGGCACGTCGCGAACTCGAGGCGACGGGCGTCTCCCTGGCCGGCGTCCGCGTCGTCGAGGGGGCCGACACGGCCGTGAAGTACCTGCTCGTCGACGAGGTCGGCGAAGTCGCGATCCTCGGGAACGACGGCGTCAACGAGGCCATCACACCGGACGACCTCGAGTCGGCTCGAATCCGATCGGCGGACCACGTCCATCTCACGGGACAGCGCCCCGACACCGCCGCTGCGATCGCACGGATCGCCGGCGACGCCGGTCTGTCGGTCAGTTTCGACCCGGGTCGGCGAATCGCCGACCGAGATTTCGACGAGGCGCTCGCACTCGCCGACGTCGTCTTCGTGACCGACCGAGAGGCGACGGCGTTGCTCGGGCCCGACCGACTCGACGAGCAGGGCGACGGTCGGATCGTCGTCGTCACCTGCGGTGCCGACGGAGCGGAAGCGTACGCGCCGGACGGCGCCGTCGTTCATCCGGGATTCGACGTCGATCCGGTCGACACGGCCGGTGCGGGTGACGCCTTCGCCGCGGGATTTCTCACGACGTGGCTCGAGGACGGCGACATCGATCGGGCGCTCGCGTACGGGAACGCCTGTGGCGCGCTTACCGCGAGTCGAACTGGTGCGCGGAGTGCACCGACGGCGTCCGCGGTCGAAACCGTCCTCGGACGCCGATCGTGA
- a CDS encoding DUF5789 family protein: MTEYTESHRTRELGVEFGRLARQLEQHEYPTTCEELVEAYGSEVLRFQNGEQTLEEVLDLVYEERFASATEARDAIFGNVAEGAIGRKGYSDRTPPALGERSERPNESF, from the coding sequence ATGACCGAGTATACCGAGAGTCACCGGACCAGAGAACTGGGGGTCGAATTCGGTCGGCTCGCTCGCCAACTCGAGCAACACGAATATCCGACGACGTGCGAGGAACTGGTCGAGGCCTACGGCAGCGAGGTCCTCCGCTTCCAGAACGGCGAACAGACGCTCGAGGAGGTGCTGGATCTCGTGTACGAAGAGCGGTTCGCGTCTGCGACGGAGGCCCGTGATGCCATCTTCGGCAACGTCGCTGAAGGAGCCATCGGACGGAAGGGCTACAGCGATCGCACGCCGCCGGCGCTCGGCGAACGGAGCGAGAGACCGAACGAGTCGTTTTGA
- a CDS encoding helix-turn-helix domain-containing protein has product MEEETVPPQNDLSLDALFDVLADEYRRRLLIALRERNPQRPAEACTRREERRDRTIAIHHTHLPKLEDAGLIEWDRTENVVRRGRGFEEVEPLLELLDDHADELPDEWVV; this is encoded by the coding sequence ATGGAAGAGGAGACGGTCCCACCACAGAACGATTTATCTCTGGACGCCCTGTTCGACGTTCTCGCGGACGAGTATCGCCGCCGGTTGCTGATCGCGCTGCGAGAACGCAACCCGCAGCGTCCCGCCGAGGCTTGCACTCGGCGTGAAGAGCGACGAGACCGAACGATCGCGATCCATCACACCCACTTGCCGAAACTCGAGGACGCCGGCCTCATCGAGTGGGATCGAACCGAGAACGTCGTCCGGCGGGGACGGGGGTTCGAGGAAGTAGAGCCGCTATTGGAGCTGTTGGACGACCACGCGGACGAACTCCCGGACGAGTGGGTCGTCTGA